The following DNA comes from Huiozyma naganishii CBS 8797 chromosome 8, complete genome.
ACTAACCTACTCTgatacaaaaaaaaggaagcTAACGATTCAAATTATGAGTGACCTATCTTCGACTGATACTAGTTCGTATATACAGTATTCCACTGACAACAGTAACCCTTCCGCAGCTCCTGTTGTgggttcttctccatctcACAATGGGGACGAAGGGTCGTTTATTCCCTTCGCTGCTAACCATGTTGTCCAACCTATGACGACTCAACAACCTATGGTGACTCAACAACCTACGATTAGCCACAGAGTATTGCTGTCTTTGTCGGAGGCTGCCAAGATTATTGGGACTAAAGGTTCCAAGATTGCCAAGATCAGAACGGAAAACAACGTCAAAATCGGCATCTCTGAAAAGATAATGGGTTGTTCGGACAGAATTCTGTCCTGTGCAGGTACAGTTTTCAACGTTGCCAACGCCCTCGGCGACGTCGTGGATGACTTGAACGAGCCCgacgagttcgacgagCAGGGGAACGCTCTGCCCAACAACGACTACGCCAAGAAGTACCCGTTCCACTTCCTGAACCATATCTTGCCACCACCATCCTCAGATGAAATCAAGGACCCAAAGGAGCTAGCCAACATCGGCACTTTGCGGTTGATCATTATAAATTCACATCTCTCCTCGATCATCGGTAAGGGCGGTGCCACTATCAAGGGTCTCATCGAGAAGCACGGTGTCAAGATCGTCGCGTCAAAAGACTTCCTACCGGATTCAAACGAGAGAGTGCTTGAAATCCAGGGGTTCCCATCCGCGATCACCAACACTTTGATCGAAATCAGCGACATTTTGATCAACGACGTCGACCTGACTTTCAACACGGAAAAGAGATACTTCCCACACTTGAAGAGACCCGCAGAAAACCCCGCGGGGGCAAACGCGGGCTCCTTCGACTACGAGAATGCGAATCAGTCGACACAAGCGGTCGTCTTGATCCCAGAGAGTTACGTCGGTGTGATGGTAGGCCGCCAAGGTAACAGGATCGCCAACCTAAGAAAATTCACAAGAACCAAAATcattattgaaaagaacGACTTCGCAGAATCCGATATGCCCCACAGAGTCGTGGACGCCAACGGCGAACCCTGTAGGAAGTTCACCATTATGGGACACATCCCAAAACAGGTCAAACTCGCCGAATCCATGCTTCTCAAAAATTTGAGCACAGAAATAGAGAGACGCAGCCTCAGAAACGCCGAGGCACAACACGAAACTCAGCAGAACATGGAAAACTCGCCTGACTTCGAAATGGACTCTGATAACTGATCATCCATCTTCTGcctgtttgtttgtttgatttgcttttattttttttgctttgaGCCTTATCTGTAATTTTGCTGTGTGATCAAAGAATTGTAAAAATATACTACATGTTTTCCCCAcacctcctcctccttcttcttccctgTTCGCTTTCCTATTTTTCTTTAATGTTACTTCCCTTCTTAAATagggaaagaaaacaaagGACAATAATAACAAAGATTCCTCTGTAATTGTACTCACTCTTTCAACATACCATTAATGGTAAACAGCAATATATGTCTATAAATACAAATAGATCCTCCTTTGTACCTGGTTTGTCTACGTTCATCAATGTATCTTTACTTAAACAGTTTTGGTCTCAGTACATTTCGCACACTCTCCCAATGGGGAAAGTTTGGCGTTGAAGGAAAGACatgaaaacaaaaacaaaa
Coding sequences within:
- the HEK2 gene encoding Hek2p (similar to Saccharomyces cerevisiae HEK2 (YBL032W); ancestral locus Anc_3.318); amino-acid sequence: MSDLSSTDTSSYIQYSTDNSNPSAAPVVGSSPSHNGDEGSFIPFAANHVVQPMTTQQPMVTQQPTISHRVLLSLSEAAKIIGTKGSKIAKIRTENNVKIGISEKIMGCSDRILSCAGTVFNVANALGDVVDDLNEPDEFDEQGNALPNNDYAKKYPFHFLNHILPPPSSDEIKDPKELANIGTLRLIIINSHLSSIIGKGGATIKGLIEKHGVKIVASKDFLPDSNERVLEIQGFPSAITNTLIEISDILINDVDLTFNTEKRYFPHLKRPAENPAGANAGSFDYENANQSTQAVVLIPESYVGVMVGRQGNRIANLRKFTRTKIIIEKNDFAESDMPHRVVDANGEPCRKFTIMGHIPKQVKLAESMLLKNLSTEIERRSLRNAEAQHETQQNMENSPDFEMDSDN